A window from Pseudomonas alloputida encodes these proteins:
- the ppnN gene encoding nucleotide 5'-monophosphate nucleosidase PpnN has product MPQRHVINASVSPKGSLETLSQREVQQLSEVGTGSLYTLFRQCALAILNTGAHVDNAKTILEAYKDFEVRIHQQDRGVRLELLNAPADAFVDGEMIASTREMLFSALRDIVYTESELASQRIDLESSQGITDYVFHLLRNARTLRPGVEPKMVVCWGGHSISTEEYQYTKKVGHELGLRKLDVCTGCGPGVMKGPMKGATIAHAKQRMHGSRYLGLTEPGIIAAEAPNPIVNELVILPDIEKRLEAFVRVGHGIIIFPGGAGTAEEFLYLLGILMHPDNHDLPFPVVLTGPRSAEPYLQQLHAFVGATLGEAAHRLYEIIIDDPAEVARHMVEGLKAVKQFRRERNDAFHFNWLLKIEESFQRPFDPTHQAMADLDLRRELPPHELAANLRRAFSGIVAGNVKDKGIRLIEEHGPYQIHGDSAVLDPLGRLLQAFVDQHRMKLPGGAAYVPCYQVAT; this is encoded by the coding sequence ATGCCTCAACGCCATGTCATCAATGCATCCGTCAGCCCCAAAGGCAGCCTGGAGACGCTGTCACAACGTGAAGTGCAGCAACTGAGTGAAGTCGGTACCGGTAGCCTCTACACACTGTTCCGCCAGTGCGCCCTGGCAATCCTCAACACCGGCGCCCATGTCGACAATGCCAAGACTATCCTTGAGGCCTACAAAGACTTCGAGGTGCGTATCCACCAACAGGACCGCGGCGTGCGCCTGGAGCTGCTGAACGCCCCGGCCGACGCCTTCGTCGATGGCGAAATGATCGCCAGCACCCGTGAAATGCTGTTCAGCGCCTTGCGCGACATCGTCTACACCGAAAGCGAGCTGGCCAGCCAGCGCATCGACCTGGAAAGCTCCCAGGGCATCACCGACTACGTTTTCCACCTGCTGCGCAACGCGCGCACCCTGCGCCCAGGCGTGGAGCCGAAGATGGTGGTGTGTTGGGGCGGCCACTCGATCAGCACCGAGGAATACCAGTACACCAAGAAGGTCGGCCATGAACTGGGCCTGCGCAAGCTGGATGTCTGCACCGGCTGCGGCCCGGGCGTGATGAAAGGCCCGATGAAGGGCGCCACCATCGCCCACGCCAAGCAACGCATGCATGGCAGCCGCTACCTGGGCCTGACCGAGCCCGGCATCATCGCCGCCGAGGCGCCCAACCCGATCGTCAACGAACTGGTGATCCTGCCAGACATCGAGAAGCGCCTGGAGGCCTTCGTGCGTGTCGGCCACGGCATCATCATCTTCCCGGGCGGTGCCGGCACGGCGGAGGAGTTCCTGTACCTGCTGGGCATCCTCATGCACCCGGACAACCACGACCTGCCGTTCCCGGTGGTGCTCACCGGCCCGCGCAGCGCCGAGCCTTATCTGCAACAGTTGCACGCTTTCGTCGGCGCCACGCTGGGTGAAGCGGCCCATCGCCTGTACGAAATCATCATTGATGACCCGGCGGAAGTCGCCCGGCACATGGTCGAAGGCCTCAAAGCGGTCAAGCAGTTCCGCCGCGAGCGCAACGATGCCTTCCACTTCAACTGGCTGCTGAAGATCGAGGAGAGCTTCCAGCGACCGTTCGACCCGACCCACCAGGCCATGGCCGACCTGGACTTGCGCCGCGAGCTGCCGCCCCATGAACTGGCGGCCAACCTGCGCCGGGCGTTTTCCGGGATTGTCGCAGGCAACGTCAAGGACAAAGGCATCCGCCTGATCGAGGAACACGGGCCGTATCAGATCCACGGTGACAGCGCCGTACTGGACCCGCTGGGCCGGCTGCTGCAGGCATTCGTCGACCAGCACCGGATGAAGCTGCCCGGCGGCGCGGCGTATGTACCGTGCTATCAGGTGGCAACCTGA
- a CDS encoding YeiH family protein, producing MATVPSNPAFAPTLSTRGRLNGILFVALFAVAVTQLAAMPAIANLGISPLIVGIVAGALYGNALRDGVPASWAAGINFSARGLLRIAVAFFGLRVSLQEIAEVGWSGLIVSVLVVTSTLLIGLWCGMKVFKLDRDTALLTAAGSAICGAAAVLAFESALRSAPHKSAMAVGSVVLFGTLSMFLYPLAINAGWLHLDTMGAGLLLGGTVHEVAQVVGAASNVSPEATHVATIVKMTRVMLLVPVLLVVGLWISRSRKAGQAQGNGRIAMPWFAFGFLALVLVNSMQVLPGSVTQAVNSLDTFALTMAMTALGMETRFSQIRQAGPRALATGAILNLWLVGGGLAITLGVQKLLG from the coding sequence GGGATTCTCTTCGTCGCGCTGTTCGCGGTCGCAGTCACGCAACTGGCGGCCATGCCCGCTATCGCCAACCTGGGCATCAGCCCGCTGATCGTGGGTATCGTCGCAGGTGCCTTGTATGGCAACGCGCTGCGTGACGGCGTACCGGCAAGCTGGGCGGCAGGCATCAATTTTTCCGCTCGCGGCCTGTTACGCATTGCTGTGGCATTTTTTGGCCTGCGGGTAAGCCTGCAGGAAATTGCCGAAGTCGGCTGGTCGGGGCTTATCGTGTCGGTGCTGGTAGTCACCAGTACCCTGCTGATCGGCCTGTGGTGTGGCATGAAAGTGTTCAAGCTCGACCGCGATACCGCCTTGCTGACCGCCGCCGGCAGCGCCATCTGCGGCGCCGCCGCCGTGCTGGCATTCGAATCGGCGCTGCGCAGCGCCCCCCATAAAAGCGCCATGGCAGTCGGAAGCGTAGTGCTGTTCGGTACCTTGTCGATGTTCCTTTACCCACTGGCGATCAATGCCGGCTGGCTGCATCTGGATACCATGGGCGCCGGGCTGCTGCTGGGCGGCACTGTCCACGAAGTGGCGCAGGTGGTAGGCGCGGCCAGCAATGTCAGCCCCGAAGCCACGCATGTCGCCACCATCGTCAAGATGACCCGGGTCATGCTGCTGGTGCCGGTACTGCTGGTGGTGGGCCTGTGGATCAGCCGTTCGCGCAAGGCAGGCCAGGCGCAGGGCAACGGGCGCATTGCCATGCCCTGGTTCGCTTTCGGCTTCCTGGCCCTGGTCCTGGTGAATTCGATGCAAGTGCTGCCTGGCAGCGTGACCCAGGCCGTGAACAGCCTGGACACCTTTGCCTTGACCATGGCCATGACGGCGTTGGGCATGGAGACCCGCTTCAGCCAGATTCGCCAGGCTGGGCCACGGGCGCTGGCCACCGGTGCGATCCTCAACCTGTGGCTGGTTGGCGGGGGGCTGGCGATTACCCTGGGGGTGCAGAAGCTGTTGGGCTGA